Proteins found in one Aphis gossypii isolate Hap1 unplaced genomic scaffold, ASM2018417v2 Contig00918, whole genome shotgun sequence genomic segment:
- the LOC126555577 gene encoding piggyBac transposable element-derived protein 3-like: MDFSFENGFSLSKALDILLNEDIEGNIFIEPPYPHVESDGDSADEDGSGFVHNLSSRQLLANAEIRFQNNERLCVNYEVSQNNISQVHTTRETSSIVGPNQSLDKYKKWMSTRIKSKRKPCWIKEVDFDIETATVFPKPDYSKYQNMSITEIFEKFIDDEIIQHFVEETKNYALFLNCPDSNITANEIRCFLAIFYVSGYNDLPSKRHYWNNGDDMKNIAVSQSMRRDRCLQICQFFTVLIIQKLTRMTKVGKFALLWKC; this comes from the exons atggatttttctTTCGA aAATGGGTTTTCACTCTCCAAAGCGTTagatattcttttaaatgaaGATATAGagggaaatatttttattgaacctCCATATCCTCATGTTGAGTCAGATGGAGATTCCGCAGATGAGGATGGGAGTGG TTTCGTTCACAATCTCAGTTCTCGGCAATTATTAGCAAATGCTGAAATTCGATTCCAAAACAATGAACGTTTATGCGTTAATTATGAAGtcagtcaaaataatatttctcaaGTTCATACTACACGTGAAACTTCTTCAATCGTTGGACCTAATCAGTCAttggataaatataaaaagtggaTGAGCACTCGTATAAAATCGAAACGTAAACCATGTTGGATAAAGGAGGTCGACTTTGATATTGAAACTGCAACTGTATTTCCTAAACCCGACtactcaaaatatcaaaatatgtcCATAACcgaaatttttgaaaagtttattgacgatgaaataatacaacattttgtaGAAGAAACCAAGAATTacgcattatttttaaattgtcccGATTCCAATATTACTGCCAACGAAATTCGATGTTTTTTGGCAATTTTTTACGTAAGTGGCTATAATGATTTACCATCAAAACGTCATTATTGGAATAATGGTGAtgacatgaaaaatattgctGTATCCCAATCAATGCGCAGAGACAGGTGTTTGCaaatttgtcaatttttcACTGTTCTCATAATACAGAAATTAACCAGAATGACAAAGGTTGGAAAATTCGCCCTTTTATGGAAATGTTGA